The Vibrio bathopelagicus genomic sequence GTTCTTATCTCTTAGTCATTATTAATTGGAACCTAATCAATACGTATTGATTAAATAATCTATTTCTAGCTATTAATTATTATCGTAATTATCACGAGAGTGGTCGTGCGTAAAATTAAATTAATGGTGATGACTCGTGACATCTAAAAATAATGAATTTGGCTTTTCCCTTATAGGCTGAATTTGTTGAGAGGGACTATTATGGAAAATTTCAAACATCTACCTGAACCGTTTCGTATTCGCGTTGTAGAGCCAGTAAAAAGAACAACTCGTGCCTATCGTGAACAAGCGATCGTTGAAGCGGGTATGAACCCATTTTTGCTCGACAGTGATGACGTGTTTATCGATTTACTGACTGACAGTGGTACAGGATCTATTACTCAACGCATGCAAGCCGCGATGTTAATGGGTGATGAAGCCTACAGTGGCAGTCGTAGTTACTATGCATTGTCGAATGCAGTGAAAGATATTTTCGGCTATGAGCTGACTATTCCTACTCACCAAGGGCGCGGCGCAGAACAGATTTACATTCCGGTTCTTATCAAGAAGCGTGAAATGGAGAAGGGGTTGGATCGTAGTAAAATGGTCGCCTTGTCGAACTACTTCTTTGATACCACGCAAGGCCACACTCAAGTGAATTGCTGCGTGGCGAAGAACGTTTATACCAAAGAAGCGTTCGACACCTCAGTGAATGCCGACTTCAAAGGCAACTTTGATATCGTGAAATTGGAAGAAGCGATCTTGGAAGCGGGTGCAACCAACGTTCCTTACATTGTGAGCACCATTACTTGTAACTCGGCTGGTGGACAACCGGTCTCTATCGCTAACCTCAAAGCCGTATACGAAATCGCTCAGAAGTACGATATTCCAGTGATTATGGACTCTGCTCGCTACGCTGAAAATACTTACTTCATTCAGCAGCGTGAAGCTGGTTATCAAGATTGGACTATTGAACAAATTACTCGTGAATCGTACAAATACGCTGATGGTTTAGCCATGTCTGCCAAGAAAGACGCGATGGTACAAATGGGTGGTTTGTTGTGCTTTAAAGATGAATCTTTCATGGATGTGTACACAGAGTGTCGAACCTTGTGTGTCGTGCAGGAAGGTTTCCCAACCTATGGTGGCTTAGAAGGTGGCGCAATGGAGCGTCTTGCGGTTGGCTTATATGACGGCATGCGCCAAGATTGGTTGGAGTATCGCATCGGTCAGGTTCAATATCTCGTTGATGGCTTAGAAGCGATAGGTATCGTGTGTCAGCAAGCAGGCGGTCATGCTGCATTTGTGGATGCGGGTAAATTGCTTCCACACATTCCTGCTGGTCAGTTCCCCGCACATGCTTTGGCGTGCGAACTGTACAAAGTGGCAGGCATTAGAGCGGTTGAGATTGGTTCTTTACTGCAAGGCCGTGACCCAGCAACGGGCGAGCAGCATCCATGCCCTGCAGAGCTATTGCGCTTAACAATTCCACGTGCAACCTACACACAAACACACATGGATTTCATTATCGAAGCGTTCGAAAAAGTGAAAGAGAACGCAGGAAAAGTGAAAGGGCTCGATTTTACCTATGAACCGCCAGTGTTAAGGCACTTTACGGCGCGCTTGAAAGAGGTAGAAATAAGCGAGAAAAAAGCAGGGAAAAAGAATGAACAAACGCTCGAAGAAGCATTTTAAAATAAAAACATAAGCGAATAGTCACAATCGCAAAGGCTCCTGTTGGAGCCTTTTTTGCATTAAACGCATTAGAGACGTATTGGAAAGGAGCTACGTTTACTTACTGCTTAGAACAGACTTTAAAATAGTGAAAAGCCATTGATTTAGCGGTGCGTCTTTTTGCGAACGGCGACAACTCATCACATAGCGAACATCGATGATGAGTTTTTCTGGTAAATCAATACTGCGACAACCTTCAGGCACACTGCCATCTAAGGTGATGCCGAAATTGTCTGACTTCAACACAATATCGTGGATCATTGCAGGGTGGTCGACTTCGAATACACCACAAGACCTAGCTATTCAGTTAACAGGTCGTCGTGACTAACGCTTAATCAGTGCTTACCATTGTCATGAAAAATGCTGTTCCCTCGGGTGCAGCGTTTTTCGTTTTGGGTTTGAGAGTCTTTTATAAAATTCAGTCATCTAGCCTTGGCATGGTGTGTAACGTGTGGCATTTTGTCTTTCTATTAATGTTAACTCGCGGCTAGGTGTGGGCTCAGAATGACACACAAGCAAACGAAGACTCGAAAAGGACTAGGAATGATTCGTCATATTTTACTTATTAAGTTTAAAGAAAATGCTGAAGTTTCTGGCATTGAGAAACTGAAAGGACTGTTTGAAGCGATGCCAAGTAAGGTTGAAGGAGTAACTTCAGTAGAGTGGGGGCTAAATGACAGCCCTGAAAACAAGAATCAAGGTTATACCCACTCGGTGTTAATGACGTTTGCCAATGAAGAAGGCCGTCAGAATTACCTTCCGCATCCAGAGCATGATGCGCTGAAAGATGTGTTTCGTCCGTTACTAGATGACATTATCGTGTTTGATTATTCGTTGTAATCAGCTTGATTCTGTCTGCTCTTAAAAGTGTAAAGTTCAATGCTCAAACTGATAGAAGCGTATATACCAAAAGTAGATTTACTTAGAGCATATACGCTTAGCTATCTCGAATAATAAAGGGCAGGCTAGGACTGAAGATAGAGAAGCCCTAACCAGTGCAAACCTATTATTCGGTAGGCGAAATCGTTACTGGTTCAAACGATGCGACTGCATTTCCGCCAGCGCCCGGACGGTCAACATAAGGAGTGTTTTGCATTAAGGTGTAGTACACGTCCACGAAGTCATCGTCATTGACTAATACGCCATCAGGAATAACATCAATGATTTTACCTGTGATTTGAGGAATGATCGCGTAACCCTGAACTTCTGGATCAGGAATCATCTTCAAAATCTCTTCTGCGGCTTGAACTAGCAGCTTGGCTAACGCTTTGTAATCGGTGCCGTCATCGTGCTCCATCAAAATCATATCGGCAGCGCCCCAACGGTAGCGAGGCCAGAAAATTACAGTTTGATTTGGGTAATACGTCTGTTTGTCGTAATCCAGATATGGCATCTCAACGAGGTCTATTTGTGGCTCTAAACGACTTGAATCGACGCCAGTCACGATAGCGTAGATTTCCGCTTTACCAGAGATCCAAGGTTCTTGGTCAACAGCCAAACGGATTTTGGTTAGTTGTGTCGTATTCAACGGCTCCGGTTCCGAGAAGCTCATAGAGCGGTTCGCTTTGGTGGCAAAGGTCTGTTTTTGAGCCTTGCTGCTTTTGTTTGCGTCGGTATTACTATCGTCGGTATTGGTATTGGTATTGGTATTGGTATTGCTATCGGCATTGATTTGCGTTGTTGTACCTAGCTTCTGCATTTCTGCCTGCATTGCCAATAAGCCTGCTTTGAGCTCTTCAGCACCATTACTATCAACCACAAATACTGGGACGTCTGGCATTTGGTACACGTCTAATTGATGGACTTGTCCGTACACGTCATACGCTTCAATGTATTGCCAATTCGAATCATCACCTGATGGTTCAAACGCAAACAGTGGGCTTTCGCCATTCTTCCAAGCTTCAATCATCGCTTCATCAGCCATGCGAATTTCTAATACAGAATCACTGAAGTTATTGATCCCTTTCATCTTGCGATAACCAAGATCCGCTTTCTGCATCTTGCTTGAAAACGCGGAGTAGGGCTTGGCTGAGTTAAGCTTGTCTATCGGTGTAGACAGTTGCTTTTCTGTTATCTGGTCTTTTAAAGAAAGCTCAAGATCGGAGTAGCGGGCACTGATTTGCAACGCCAGAGATTGCTTTTGCGCTGCGCTACTTTCTGCAATACCTAATGAATCTGTTGTCTCAATATTTTGTGCATAAGACTGGAAGCCAACCACTGTTGTTGCAAGCACCATACTGATAGATAAAGATGGTCTCATAAATAATCCTTATTTTAATTTTTATCATTAATAGAGCAATTGCCCTATAGGGATTAACCTATCAGTAACATGAATGTGTTCAAAAGTTAGACAGCTATTTTTATTTCATTGTGCAGCACAGGATCTCAATTTAAGTAATTTATAAAATATTAAGTTGGTGCTGGCTTGATATATGCAAATTTATAAACCAATCAATAGTTAATTAACAAAATTATTAACTATTGAACCTTCTCTTATATGTGTTTGGACATGCGGATGTATGTTGGTTGTCTTATTGATAGATACTAAAAAGGGCTAGCTATTGGCTAACCCTTTTATGTCTATAAGTACACGGCAGTACTTATAAATACTGATGGTTATTGGTGTAACTATCAGTTCAACGCAGTGCTAAATAATTGCGTTTAGCCCTGTGATTGCTCTGCGGATGCCATGTACATTTGCATCTCTTCTAAGCTTGTTTTTGCGATAACTTGGTTATCAATAGAGTAGTGAACTTCATCGCCAAAGCGCTCGCCCGTTAATGTCGCGTGAGAACCGTCGTTGTAAGTTAGCTCAATTGCAATTTGGTCTTCGTTGATCACTTTCATTTCACTGTGGTCAATCACATGCTTTGCCAACGGATCGATCGGTGCTTCTGTTAGGCTATCATCCAGTTGGTCATTAACATCAATATACGTATCTACTTTGGTGTCAAAGATGTGAGGTTTCTTGTTGATTGGGTTCTTACCCGTCCAGAATTCCAGTGAGTTAAATACGATGTAATCGGCGGCAATGGTAATACCGTAAGCAGGGGCAAGTAACATGTTTAGGCCACCACGAGCGTAACGGTTATCAACGGCTTTAACGTTAAATCCCATTAATTTTCCTGTTACAGCATTACTGCCTACACAACCAAATAAGGTCACAAGGCTCATTGAGATTATTATTGGTTTTACAAGTCGGTTCATCATTATCTATTTCTACACGTGTCTGTTTAGGAACCGAGAATTATGTCAAAGTCATGTGCGTTCTAATATAACGCCACGCCTATACTAGATATCAGAAAATCCTATATCTCTATATAAACCAGAACCTTGCCTATTAACCTTGTCTGGTCTTCTTGCCATTCACTTCGATCCTACTGTACTAGTTCGTGTTATTTCTACTTAGGCGTTTTTACAATGAACTGTCATGCCCTTAACTGAGTTATGGGAATGAAACACGATAATAGAAGGTAAGTTAAACGATATTATCTTCACCGTTTATTGATTTAAATGACTGCCTAAAGGGCTCGAATGAAACGATTTAATCTGAACCTCATCTATTACTTTATTGCGATATATGAAGAAGGAAACTTAACGTACGCAGCTGAGCGGCTCAACATATCGCAACCTAGCCTCAGTGCTCACTTGAAGCAGCTGCGAGACGAGTATCGCGATCTGCTCTTCGTTAGAAAATCGTACACACTTGAACCGACGCCTCTTGCTAACGACTTGTACTCAATCTTCAAGCAAGCGCACAAGATTATCTCGCATTCTCTGCCTGAAACGCACGACTTTGAACCGAAAAAGTGTAGTTACACGTTTAGAATTGCCGCGATGAGCATTTCAAGCAGTGTGACTCTGCCGCAAGTTCTGGATAGGATTCAGAAAGAAGCACCAGACTGCGTTATTGAAATCGTGAACATCAAAGAAGACATGGCGACTGACATTCGAGAGAAAAAGATCGACCTTGTTGTCGACCTAACTAGCGCACATCCAACCTTATTAAGCCAAGAGGTATGGAGCGATGAGTTGTGTATTGTCTGTAGCCAAAACCACTCTAACATCGACGAGCAAGTCAGCTTAGACCAGTACCTTTCAGAAAAGCATGTGACACTGACGCATGATAACTATCGAGTGAACCAGCTCTCCGAGTTTCACAGCCCAATCTTTTCAGAGAGGAAAGTGGCAAGAAAGTTGAATTCGATCGCCGACTTCTCAGAGACCATCTACAACAGTGATTGGATCGCAACCTTTCCCAAAAGTGTGGCGAAAGTTTACTTCGATGAAGAAAAACTAAAGATGTTTGAATTGCCATTCGAATACACCAAACCGTCACTGAGCGTGTATTGGCACAGTAACCGTAATGACGACATCGTAAACCGATGGCTAAGAGAATTGTTTACCAGTGAGATCTTAAAACTGTCTGCGTGATCAACTTGGCATCTTAATAGGTCGTCCAAGTCTCTAGATAAATCTAAGCGCTTAATAAGTAATGAAGCCCACTCATGTGAGTAGGCTTTGTTATTTGTTGTTACCTTCAGCGCTTCGTTCTACGCGCTAACTCAATCTAAACGTAACGTTAGGCCAGAATAGTTAGAGTACCCTCGCAGTAACACATGATAAGTCACGCCCGGTTGAGCGCTTACACTGCACTGCTCATTGTTTCCAGCACGATAAGGGCGGCAATCGTAACTCGATGTCGTTGGCTTGCTTCCCGATTTAACGTAAAGGTCGGCATCGCCTGAACCGCCAGACATTGAAACCGTCACGCTTGATGCAGAATCAACGGTGAACGTGTAGAAGTTCTCTGAAGATTGATTACCGCTTAAGTTCGCAATCGGTGTGCCTTTCGTCAGCACATTACCAGTTGGAGGCGTTACACCACAGCTTGCATTAACGCCTACTGTATTAAAAGCATCTTCAACATCGGCAACCACATAGCCCATGTCTGCTGCGGCTTTCGCTACGCCACAAGCTCCGGCATCAAAGGTACTGTTTGCCGTCCAATACAATTGGTTTGCGACTGTGAATATTTCAAAGCCCTTACGTACATTCCAACCCGATTTGTTCGCTAAAAGGTAAAAGGCGCGGTTATAAACACCGCTAGATAAGTGAACGTTCAAACCATCGTAGTATTGAGAGGCGTGATCAATTGAGCGACCATCTTTTGAAGGTTGATCAAAGTAACGCAAGCCGCCCTCTGATTTGAATATATCGCTACCGACCACCCAGTCCACATTGCCACGCAAGTAGTATTCAGCCGCTTCGCCCGCAATGTCTGAGAAGGCTTCATTCATACCGCCCGACATATTTCGGTACACAAGACCGGAGTTTTGCTCTGTGAACCCGTGGCTGACTTCGTGAGCACTCACGTTAATATCGACTAATGGGTAAAAGGTATTTTTGCCATCTCCAAAAGTCATGGATGTACCATTCCAGAAGGCATTTTCATAATCCGTGCCGTAATGAACTCGCATCGTCAGCTGGAAAGTTAAAGGCGACGTATTCATCCACTCTTTGTACATATCAAACACGACATTACCGAAGTAGTGCGCATCATTAAGAGGCGAGTAAGCCCCGTTAATGTACTTATGATCGGTGTAGTTGGTTCCATCAGCACAGTTGTAACTGTAGGCTGCGCTGCCGGACGTTCCGTTCCTCAAATCGACGGTTTTAACCGAATCGTTTTCTAACTTACATGTCGTGCCTGTTTTGTCGATGGGAAAGCTAGGGAAGTCACTGCCATATTCATATCGAGTGGTTTTGAGGTTGCCTCCTGGGCCAGAACCTAATGCTTTAGCGTGGTTTAGCCCATTCCATTTTTGGAGCACATCGCCAGTCGTGGCATCAATAAAGTAGAAAGGGCGCTCTGGCATTGAGGACGCGATAAAGAAATCGACCAGATACACCACTTGGGCGACTTGGTTCTCATCCAATCTCACCATCAGTTTCGCGTTTTTATTTTCAATGGACTTTTTGCCTACGGTAAACGTGCGGTGAGCAGAGAGTGCGGCTTCAATCGCTTGTTCCTGATTCAGCTTTGGTGCGATGCTGGATAGGTCACCACTGATCCCCTGTGCCATGGAACCGAACACTTGAGTGGGTTGGTTCTTGGAAAGGGTGGCCACGACCGAAGTATCAAAGACGGGTAAACCTAAGTGAGTTTGTTGGTAGCGGACTTTCGTTTTTCCATTGGGCAATACCACCCGTTTAACTTCAGAAAAACCTAATTCAAGTGGAGCAACACTCTTCGACTGTGCGACGAGGCTTTGTTGTAGCAGTGTATCGTTATCGACTCTGACCATTTCTGCGGCGTGTGCAGTAAAGCCAAAAGACGTACCTAGAATAGCTGCTATTTTCCAGCTTAGTTGACGTTGTTGGTTCATTTTTCATTCCTGATTTTTATATAAACTCCTTCTTCCCAACGGCTCTATAGGAAGTCTATATGCAACACGCTAATGCCATGTGTTGCGAATCAAGATTGGAAGAGCATTTGGATTTATGACAAGTTTATCAGGGAGATTTGTTTTTAGAGTATGTAATTCAAAGTTTACAAAAGTTCTTATTGATCAAATTGTTTTTATAAAATCCAATTTTATTATTTATCGTAAGCGTATGAAGGGTTGGGAGTTATTAAAATCCGCTTTGTTTGAATCTAGAGAATACTTTTCTTTAAGTTAATCTCGATATTGTTCAATTTTCACCTTAACTATAAATGAGTAAATAACTGGTTTTTTGGAAGTGGGGATATTGTCTTTATTGTCAATAGTAATCTTGTTTTAACAATACCACTAAGCACAGAACTCATCTTTTTTAACACTTAGTCTCGTTAGATAGGAAAGCATCTACATTTTCTTGTTCAATCACAAATTGTGAACGATAAGTCATTGTTATGAATAAAGTAAGTCGCTTAAGATAGGCAGCATAAGAAACTAGACGGAAAAACTCTGCATTTAAATACAGAATTTATCTGTCTGATAGCTGTTGTGTATCTTAATAAGGAGTACGAAATGAGTGGTCTTGAAAGCATGTCGTCAATACCTACAAAAAGTGAATTACAAAATGTAGGTTTGGTGTTGTCTATATGGTTGCTAGCTTTGATTGTTATTATTGTAGTTTTATCCAATTTTGAAATACTACACCCTTTATCGATACTGTCATGTAACGCACTAGTGTTTATTTTTTTTACTGCAATCTCGGAAAAATGTTCTAAATGTGCTTGGGTCAAGTGGGTAGCATTGTTTTTCAACATGTTATTGTTGGTTGTTTCTATAGTTACGCTACCGTCTACGGGGGTTCTGAAGGCAATCGAAAAATTTGACGGTCCAAAAACTATCTGGACTGAGAAGTTGTAGTAACTACAAATATATAACAATCTGTTTAAGAGTGATTCTGTAATTGAGCCCTTTAAAGGTCGTTATACGTTCTTCGTAGGTTTTGGAGAGAAATGTTGGACTTATCAGAAATTATTAACTTGTATGGTGGTATTCCTGCGATTGTTACAACTTTAAATGTTGCCGCATATACAATCTATTTGATGTACAAGAAAAATGAACTGCAAAAAATAAAGACATC encodes the following:
- the tnaA gene encoding tryptophanase, giving the protein MENFKHLPEPFRIRVVEPVKRTTRAYREQAIVEAGMNPFLLDSDDVFIDLLTDSGTGSITQRMQAAMLMGDEAYSGSRSYYALSNAVKDIFGYELTIPTHQGRGAEQIYIPVLIKKREMEKGLDRSKMVALSNYFFDTTQGHTQVNCCVAKNVYTKEAFDTSVNADFKGNFDIVKLEEAILEAGATNVPYIVSTITCNSAGGQPVSIANLKAVYEIAQKYDIPVIMDSARYAENTYFIQQREAGYQDWTIEQITRESYKYADGLAMSAKKDAMVQMGGLLCFKDESFMDVYTECRTLCVVQEGFPTYGGLEGGAMERLAVGLYDGMRQDWLEYRIGQVQYLVDGLEAIGIVCQQAGGHAAFVDAGKLLPHIPAGQFPAHALACELYKVAGIRAVEIGSLLQGRDPATGEQHPCPAELLRLTIPRATYTQTHMDFIIEAFEKVKENAGKVKGLDFTYEPPVLRHFTARLKEVEISEKKAGKKNEQTLEEAF
- a CDS encoding DUF3103 domain-containing protein; this encodes MRPSLSISMVLATTVVGFQSYAQNIETTDSLGIAESSAAQKQSLALQISARYSDLELSLKDQITEKQLSTPIDKLNSAKPYSAFSSKMQKADLGYRKMKGINNFSDSVLEIRMADEAMIEAWKNGESPLFAFEPSGDDSNWQYIEAYDVYGQVHQLDVYQMPDVPVFVVDSNGAEELKAGLLAMQAEMQKLGTTTQINADSNTNTNTNTNTDDSNTDANKSSKAQKQTFATKANRSMSFSEPEPLNTTQLTKIRLAVDQEPWISGKAEIYAIVTGVDSSRLEPQIDLVEMPYLDYDKQTYYPNQTVIFWPRYRWGAADMILMEHDDGTDYKALAKLLVQAAEEILKMIPDPEVQGYAIIPQITGKIIDVIPDGVLVNDDDFVDVYYTLMQNTPYVDRPGAGGNAVASFEPVTISPTE
- a CDS encoding M4 family metallopeptidase, translating into MNQQRQLSWKIAAILGTSFGFTAHAAEMVRVDNDTLLQQSLVAQSKSVAPLELGFSEVKRVVLPNGKTKVRYQQTHLGLPVFDTSVVATLSKNQPTQVFGSMAQGISGDLSSIAPKLNQEQAIEAALSAHRTFTVGKKSIENKNAKLMVRLDENQVAQVVYLVDFFIASSMPERPFYFIDATTGDVLQKWNGLNHAKALGSGPGGNLKTTRYEYGSDFPSFPIDKTGTTCKLENDSVKTVDLRNGTSGSAAYSYNCADGTNYTDHKYINGAYSPLNDAHYFGNVVFDMYKEWMNTSPLTFQLTMRVHYGTDYENAFWNGTSMTFGDGKNTFYPLVDINVSAHEVSHGFTEQNSGLVYRNMSGGMNEAFSDIAGEAAEYYLRGNVDWVVGSDIFKSEGGLRYFDQPSKDGRSIDHASQYYDGLNVHLSSGVYNRAFYLLANKSGWNVRKGFEIFTVANQLYWTANSTFDAGACGVAKAAADMGYVVADVEDAFNTVGVNASCGVTPPTGNVLTKGTPIANLSGNQSSENFYTFTVDSASSVTVSMSGGSGDADLYVKSGSKPTTSSYDCRPYRAGNNEQCSVSAQPGVTYHVLLRGYSNYSGLTLRLD
- a CDS encoding LysR family transcriptional regulator, with translation MKRFNLNLIYYFIAIYEEGNLTYAAERLNISQPSLSAHLKQLRDEYRDLLFVRKSYTLEPTPLANDLYSIFKQAHKIISHSLPETHDFEPKKCSYTFRIAAMSISSSVTLPQVLDRIQKEAPDCVIEIVNIKEDMATDIREKKIDLVVDLTSAHPTLLSQEVWSDELCIVCSQNHSNIDEQVSLDQYLSEKHVTLTHDNYRVNQLSEFHSPIFSERKVARKLNSIADFSETIYNSDWIATFPKSVAKVYFDEEKLKMFELPFEYTKPSLSVYWHSNRNDDIVNRWLRELFTSEILKLSA
- a CDS encoding DUF3332 family protein; its protein translation is MMNRLVKPIIISMSLVTLFGCVGSNAVTGKLMGFNVKAVDNRYARGGLNMLLAPAYGITIAADYIVFNSLEFWTGKNPINKKPHIFDTKVDTYIDVNDQLDDSLTEAPIDPLAKHVIDHSEMKVINEDQIAIELTYNDGSHATLTGERFGDEVHYSIDNQVIAKTSLEEMQMYMASAEQSQG
- a CDS encoding Dabb family protein, whose product is MIRHILLIKFKENAEVSGIEKLKGLFEAMPSKVEGVTSVEWGLNDSPENKNQGYTHSVLMTFANEEGRQNYLPHPEHDALKDVFRPLLDDIIVFDYSL